A genomic segment from Rahnella aceris encodes:
- the rnd gene encoding ribonuclease D yields MNYELITTNDALEQVCLQAKAHSKIALDTEFVRTRTYYPQLGLIQLFDGERLTLIDPLPITAWQPFIDLLVDPDVIKFLHAGSEDLEVFLNAFGVMPSPLIDTQILAAFSGRPLSCGFARLVAETTGVELDKSESRTDWIARPLSEKQCVYAAADVWYLLPLADQLMRETQDAGWMDAALDECLALCRRRKEVLQPELAYLEISNAFQLRPRQLGCLKLLAAWRLNQARQRDLAVNFVVREENLWQVARYQPTSLGELEALGLSGPEIRYHGRTLLALVEESNALDEAELPAPILNLIDQPGYRKVFKDIKALIQTVSEESKLSVEMLASRRQINQLLTHHWKLKDKESQPELISGWRGKLLAERLNEILSNY; encoded by the coding sequence TTGAATTATGAGTTGATCACCACCAATGACGCGCTGGAGCAAGTTTGTCTTCAGGCCAAAGCGCACAGTAAAATTGCGCTGGATACCGAATTTGTCCGTACCCGCACGTATTATCCGCAACTGGGGCTCATACAGTTATTCGATGGCGAAAGGCTGACGCTGATCGACCCATTGCCAATCACCGCCTGGCAACCCTTCATTGATTTGCTGGTTGATCCTGATGTCATCAAATTCCTGCATGCCGGCAGCGAAGATCTGGAAGTTTTCCTGAATGCCTTTGGGGTGATGCCTTCGCCGCTGATTGATACGCAGATCCTCGCTGCTTTCAGCGGACGCCCGTTGTCCTGTGGTTTTGCACGTCTGGTGGCTGAAACCACCGGCGTTGAGCTGGATAAAAGCGAATCGCGCACTGACTGGATAGCCCGTCCCCTGAGCGAAAAGCAATGCGTCTATGCTGCGGCTGACGTGTGGTATCTGCTGCCGCTGGCCGATCAACTGATGCGTGAAACACAAGACGCAGGGTGGATGGATGCCGCGCTGGATGAATGCCTTGCTCTGTGCCGCCGCCGTAAGGAAGTGCTGCAACCGGAACTGGCTTATCTGGAAATCAGTAACGCTTTTCAGTTGCGTCCACGCCAGTTGGGATGCCTGAAGTTGTTAGCCGCGTGGCGCCTGAACCAGGCCCGTCAGCGTGATCTGGCCGTTAATTTTGTAGTACGTGAGGAAAACCTCTGGCAGGTGGCGCGCTATCAGCCAACGTCGCTGGGCGAGCTGGAAGCGCTTGGTCTGAGTGGCCCGGAGATTCGCTATCACGGGCGTACGTTGCTGGCGCTGGTGGAGGAATCGAATGCACTGGATGAAGCTGAACTGCCCGCACCGATTTTGAACCTGATTGATCAGCCGGGTTACCGCAAAGTCTTTAAGGATATTAAGGCACTTATTCAGACTGTCAGTGAAGAGAGTAAACTGAGCGTTGAAATGCTGGCATCACGTCGCCAGATTAATCAGTTACTGACCCATCACTGGAAGTTAAAAGATAAAGAATCACAACCTGAATTAATCAGTGGCTGGCGCGGGAAGTTGTTAGCTGAAAGACTGAATGAAATTTTGAGCAATTATTGA
- the minE gene encoding cell division topological specificity factor MinE gives MALLDFFLSRKKSTANIAKERLQIIVAERRRGDSEPSYLPELKRDILAVICKYIKIDPEMLQVQFEQKGDDISVLELNVTLPESEETPK, from the coding sequence ATGGCATTGTTAGATTTCTTTCTGTCCCGCAAAAAATCGACAGCCAATATAGCCAAGGAACGGCTACAGATCATCGTAGCCGAACGGCGTCGAGGGGATAGTGAACCATCATATCTGCCTGAACTGAAACGTGACATTCTGGCGGTCATCTGTAAGTACATTAAGATTGACCCAGAAATGTTGCAGGTTCAGTTCGAGCAAAAAGGTGACGATATTTCCGTACTGGAACTTAACGTCACCCTGCCAGAATCGGAAGAAACGCCTAAATGA